The Raphanus sativus cultivar WK10039 chromosome 2, ASM80110v3, whole genome shotgun sequence genome includes a region encoding these proteins:
- the LOC108842894 gene encoding LOW QUALITY PROTEIN: uncharacterized protein LOC108842894 (The sequence of the model RefSeq protein was modified relative to this genomic sequence to represent the inferred CDS: deleted 1 base in 1 codon), with translation MKRNHTSPQQKPNPSKKTKKNPQTQCVDVVKTKPFDQQKETVSEEGPWKNLELILSLQSSELNNKEKMELAFSFVESYAGEKGGDEDEDYQAVTISRLVMYLSDWIQSLFFTKEQNFQLKAEICLDFRCWNVLKFCLKQSSISHVSINVSRYLLKAIGFIAGDLLSALNKALSSGISFGDGQGFEAFSSVVDCVELLFSSKSGLFNDNFDLWFSAVEPVLKLTHRVLVENVKDGVANAFVLKFSCLVLEPFSTFMVQPTKKNGFQDFVDKLAEPLLSVLGLLLPSEGKGHGLETTLLKLIQDILSLGLFHSSHIDGFLGLGGAERYLPESKVNKTVLKSYHRHFFTKFENMLLMKKELELSCMGSLFRLFINRVMKQQRDSNQLQATKASPAGQAGVKLGKQLGTAINDNESSAKSHSSSFLRWESRKSLFDFFLHLMEPILLKIDGHVEASSENTSLLADFCCLIKSANSLLFHFARERIYVKTEDASEGACFCFLKKIFTTVVSVASQLQHTSSEGSKMHVLLAKELITAIGYLLQIEYEVIENDLVTLWLIILSFTRLSSLSSENAEDDYPLTSLLLGLGCQLIDLYSDLRQVSVAVFAMCKAVRLVIPADGDNGEIEPPRTTVSLVERSAQSVEKLLSCQDLRLAIHRAIKAIPEGQASDFIKSLTTDVSETIDWIRVSCSASAREQDGQVAAFLAGALSSIYSLILDSLTIKTGNSINVGESLNSLVLLIRPCLTHLVSSDSDCIENFLSAVTGKGLDIITAEKNRETYRKSVRFFIIFFLRIYMSSRSLSRQVISLLPPKKSKEMAGTMGDSATARRGSDWVKKKSWNDEGYFSWICQPSASIVDIIKQIKAICLKDDSADCSLLVYILYGVALQRLVDLNRDIKSLDYVSQISDHQMHDTVLEHVSVLKCEGEELTEFILGNTIVPGFSEGGTFETMDNTDQWVLRASGIDGKCLPAVRLWVLSQNIDIWCPHAGKKNMKNFLSQLIGSSVHGDKGTQNKQTGLEQSPLGLLCDSALYEHEFVRRSLAPSLSHILKTTADAFFKDLTEEVDSPPDWSEVLILLESSVAKLQSDAFSEGHVSQLDIGKCTACQSLLNILCGMPKEYMNKKLLQLYASFLLDFERCIVFSMLRCLDKLSPGDMQHLFSLFITCRKTLKSVAMVSCDKVLRSTELPLSDTSLLTSWLFKSVQAMVTCQERVRGDFTGKSRDALFALMDHTSYMFLTVSRDQFSKALPLFDGQLSSTEGSEQANLAFENVAEQAETLLTALRATFRDENTVSECKTLILNKLVPIFSSLSGLLWGLASTVSHRDMQKSHKNAKLRLKSEEFSKLSGVIHVLSSFIEVFAQYLFLSSDVQREIRNSLDWTRLLDGTEGSNGLVFGDMVETSSDVKKHIIESLIEGNSTEVVLALRHLLIASAAILNLNLQIKGITFSPTFVPVLTGISFDLLSVLAGTSELPLEFSFIWLDGAAKYLEELGSHLCLYKRMVNRDHLYSKSIELHLKVIGKCISLQGKEATLESHETGFGTNVIHAKKVQSERSLSQRLHWLEELKVRFRMSFKVLIQNSEESHLKSGLETIERALVGVCEVCPAIYSIQTGDRDGGRISETAAAGIDCLDLVLEHATGRNRLNEVKDRIKGLMSAVFGIMAHMQSPIIFCTDAVVGPKSPDTGSVILMCVEVLIRIAGKHALFEMNPSQISQSIHMPGAIFRDFGTLLHKDDQQQDLQVDQKFSVSMYAACCRLIYTSVKHHPKKTERSIATLLESVSALLHCLETAGNKVGKFASFEVEEGITCACFLRRIYEELRQQKEVFGHHCFKFLSSYIWVSCGYGPLKTGIKREVDEALRPGVYALVDSCSDQDRQYLHTVFGEGPCRNYLAALKQESDLNFKYEGKV, from the exons ATGAAAAGGAATCATACCAGTCCGCAGCAGAAACCCAATCCgtcgaagaagacgaagaagaaccCTCAAACCCAATGTGTTGATGTCGTAAAAACCAAACCTTTTGATCAACAAAAGGAAACAGTTTCCGAAGAGGGTCCATGGAAGAACCTTGAGCTTATACTGTCGTTGCAGAGCAGTGAATTGAACAACAAAGA GAAGATGGAGTTAGCTTTCAGTTTTGTGGAATCGTATGCAGGAGAGAAGGGGGGTGACGAGGATGAAGATTATCAAGCGGTTACGATCTCGCGTCTGGTTATGTATCTCAGCGACTGGATCCAGTCACTGTTTTTTACTAAAGAACAGAATTTTCAACTCAAGGCTGAGATATGTTTGGATTTCAGATGCTGGAACGTCCTCAAGTTCTGCTTGAAGCAGTCTTCAATCTCGCACGTCTCTATCAATGTGTCGAGATACCTTTTGAAGGCTATAGGGTTTATCGCGGGAGATCTTCTATCTGCACTTAACAAGGCCTTGTCTTCGGGGATTAGTTTTGGTGATGGTCAAGGTTTTGAAGCTTTCAGTTCTGTGGTTGACTGCGTAGAGTTGTTGTTTTCGTCGAAAAGTGGGCTTTTCAATGATAATTTCGACTTGTGGTTTTCAGCTGTTGAGCCTGTTCTCAAGCTCACGCATAGAGTGCTCGTAGAGAATGTCAAAGATGGCGTTGCTAATGCATTTGTCCTTAAATTCTCATGCTTGGTTCTTGAGCCGTTCTCTACGTTTATGGTTCAACCGACAAAGAAGAATGGGTTTCAAGATTTCGTGGACAAGCTTGCTGAGCCCTTACTGAGTGTGTTGGGTTTATTGTTACCCAGCGAGGGAAAAGGTCATGGTTTAGAAACGACCTTGTTGAAGTTGATTCAAGATATACTATCTCTGGGTCTGTTTCATTCATCTCACATTGAT GGTTTTTTAGGCCTAGGCGGAGCTGAAAGGTATTTGCCAGAATCGAAAGTGAACAAAACCGTTTTGAAAAGCTACCATCGGCATTTTTTCACCAAGTTTGAGAACATGTTGCTGATGAAGAAGGAGCTGGAGCTGAGCTGTATGGGATCGTTGTTTCGTTTGTTTATAAACAGAGTAATGAAACAGCAAAGGGACTCGAATCAGCTGCAGGCTACAAAGGCCTCGCCTGCTGGCCAAGCAGGAGTAAAGCTAGGGAAGCAGCTAGGCACTGCTATAAATGATAACGAGTCTTCTGCAAAGAGTCATAGCTCAAGTTTCCTCCGCTGGGAGTCACGGAAATCACTTTTTGATTTCTTCCTGCATCTTATGGAACCTATATTGCTGAAGATCGATGGACATGTTGAAGCTTCCTCTGAAAATACATCTCTATTAGCTGATTTCTGTTGTTTGATTAAGTCCGCAAATAGTTTGCTCTTCCACTTTGCTCGTGAGAGAATATACGTCAAGACAGAGGATGCATCTGAAGGAGCTTGCTTTTGTTTCTTGAAGAAAATCTTCACAACAGTAGTTTCAGTTGCTTCTCAGTTGCAACACACATCTTCTGAAGGTTCGAAGATGCATGTTTTGTTAGCCAAGGAGCTGATAACTGCGATAGGCTACTTGTTGCAAATTGAATACGAAGTTATTGAGAATGATTTAGTTACTCTGTGGCTAATCATTCTCTCTTTCACGAGGCTTAGTAGTCTTTCATCAGAGAATGCAGAAGATGATTACCCGTTGACTTCATTGTTACTTGGTCTCGGATGCCAGTTGATAGATTTATACAGTGATCTCCGCCAG GTAAGTGTTGCTGTATTTGCTATGTGCAAAGCTGTAAGGCTTGTGATACCTGCTGATGGTGATAACGGGGAGATAGAGCCCCCACGGACTACTGTTTCCCTTGTAGAAAGAAGCGCACAATCAGTGGAAAAGCTCTTGTCATGTCAAGATCTAAGGCTTGCTATACATAGAGCAATTAAAGCTATACCAGAAGGCCAAGCATCTGATTTTATCAAGAGCTTGACTACAGATGTATCAGAAACCATAGATTGGATAAGAGTTAGTTGCTCAGCAAGTGCTAGAGAACAAGATGGACAGGTAGCAGCATTCTTGGCCGGAGCTTTGTCTTCTATCTATTCACTTATTCTCGACTCTCTAACTATTAAAACCGGGAATAGCATCAATGTTGGCGAGTCCTTGAATTCTCTGGTGCTTCTCATCCGTCCTTGCTTAACTCACCTTGTTTCTTCCGACTCAGATTGCATTGAAAATTTCCTTTCTGCTGTCACCGGAAAGGGTTTGGACATTATAACCGCTGAAAAGAATAGAGAGACCTACAGGAAGTCTGTGCGCTTttttattatcttcttcttgaGAATTTACATGTCTTCCCGAAGCTTAAGTAGGCAAGTGATTAGTCTTTTGCCTCCGAAAAAGTCAAAAGAGATGGCTGGTACCATGGGAGACTCTGCCACAGCTCGTCGCGGAAGTGATTgggtaaaaaagaaaagttggaATGATGAAGGCTATTTTTCATGGATCTGCCAACCTTCAGCTTCTATTGTTGACattattaaacaaattaaagCTATTTGCCTCAAGGATGACAGTGCAGATTGCTCCTTGttggtatatatattatatggagTCGCTCTTCAGAGACTTGTTGATTTAAACAGGGACATAAAATCACTTGACTATGTGTCACAGATAAGTGATCATCAGATGCATGATACAGTGCTCGAGCATGTATCAGTACTTAAGTGTGAAGGAGAAGAGCTTACTGAGTTTATTTTGGGTAACACCATCGTACCAGGATTTTCTGAAGGTGGAACTTTTGAAACGATGGATAACACTGATCAGTGGGTTCTCAGGGCTTCCGGCATCGACGGGAAGTGTTTGCCTGCTGTGCGTTTGTGGGTTCTTAGCCAGAATATTGATATTTGGTGCCCCCATGCTGGAAAAAAGAATATGAAGAACTTCCTGTCTCAGCTAATAGGAAGTTCCGTTCATGGAGACAAAGGCACTCAAAATAAGCAAACAGGGTTGGAGCAGTCTCCGTTAGGGCTTCTTTGTGATTCAGCGTTGTATGAGCATGAA TTTGTTCGCAGGTCTTTGGCGCCTAGTCTTTCCCACATACTCAAAACGACAGCGGACgcatttttcaaggaccttacCGAAGAAGTAGATTCACCACCAGATTGGTCAGAGGTGTTAATCTTGCTTGAAAGTTCAGTTGCCAAGCTTCAATCGGATGCCTTTTCCGAGGGGCATGTGTCACAGCTGGACATTGGAAAGTGTACAGCATGTCAAAgtctactaaatattttatgtggGATGCCCAAGGAGTATATGAATAAGAAGTTACTCCAACTTTATGCAAGTTTTCTTCTCGACTTTGAGag GTGTATAGTTTTTAGCATGCTTAGATGTTTGGACAAGCTGTCTCCGGGTGATATGCAACACCTTTTCAGCCTGTTCATCACTTGCAGAAAAACTTTGAAAAGCGTTGCTATGGTTTCTTGCGACAAGGTGCTAAGATCTACCGAGTTGCCTCTATCGGATACTTCGTTGTTGACTTCTTGGCTTTTCAAATCAGTACAAGCTATGGTTACTTGTCAAGAGAGAGTTAGGGGTGATTTTACAGGAAAATCAAGGGACGCCCTCTTTGCTTTGATGGATCACACATCATATATGTTTCTAACCGTAAGTAGAGATCAGTTCAGCAAGGCGCTGCCACTGTTTGATGGACAACTCAGTTCAACCGAGGGAAGTGAACAAGCAAACCTTGCATTTGAGAACGTGGCAGAACAGGCAGAAACTCTACTAACTGCTTTAAGGGCTACCTTCAGAGATGAGAATACAGTCTCTGAATGTAAGACTCTGATACTGAACAAGTTAGTACCCATATTTTCTTCTCTTAGTGGGTTGTTGTGGGGACTAGCATCTACAGTGAGTCACAGAGATATGCAGAAGAGTCATAAGAACGCCAAATTGAGATTGAAATCAGAAGAATTCTCAAAGCTTTCCGGCGTTATCCATGTTCTTAGCAGTTTTATTGAGGTTTTTGCACAGTATCTGTTTCTTAGTTCTGATGTGCAGCGAGAAATTCGAAACAGTCTCGACTGGACCAGATTGCTTGATGGGACCGAGGGTTCAAATGGGCTTGTGTTTGGTGACATGGTGGAGACTAGCAGCGATgtgaaaaaacatattattgagAGCTTAATAGAGGGGAACTCTACGGAAGTAGTATTGGCACTCAGGCATCTGTTAATTGCTTCTGCTGCTATATTAAATCTGAATCTGCAGATCAAAGGCATTACATTCTCACCTACATTTGTCCCTGTCCTCACAGGCATCTCATTTGATCTACTGTCTGTGTTAGCAGGCACGAGCGAGTTACCTCTCGAATTCTCATTCATATGGTTGGATGGTGCAGCGAAATATCTAGAAGAATTAGGGAGCCACTTGTGCTTGTATAAACGTATGGTAAACAGAGATCATCTGTACTCAAAGTCGATTGAGTTGCACCTGAAGGTGATTGGGAAATGCATATCGCTACAAGGGAAAGAGGCCACCTTGGAATCTCACGAGACAGGATTTGGTACTAACGTAATCCATGCTAAGAAAGTGCAATCAGAAAGAAGCTTGTCTCAGAGATTACATTGGTTGGAGGAACTAAAAGTAAGGTTTAGAATGTCATTTAAAGTGTTAATACAGAACTCCGAAGAGTCACATTTAAAGTCAGGACTAGAAACTATAGAAAGAGCACTGGTTGGAGTATGTGAAGTGTGCCCAGCTATCTATAGCATACAGACTGGAGACAGAGATGGGGGTAGAATCTCTGAAACCGCTGCGGCTGGTATCGACTGTCTGGACCTAGTTCTGGAGCATGCCACAg GTCGCAACCGTTTGAATGAGGTTAAAGACCGCATTAAGGGTTTAATGTCGGCAGTGTTCGGTATCATGGCTCACATGCAGAGTCCAATTATCTTCTGCACAGATGCAGTTGTTGGTCCCAAATCTCCAGATACTGGATCAGTCATTCTCATGTGTGTCGAAGTCTTGATAAGAATAGCAGGGAAACACGCATTGTTTGAGATGAATCCATCTCAGATAAGCCAATCCATACATATGCCCGGAGCAATTTTTCGTGATTTTGGAACTTTGTTACATAAGGATGATCAGCAACAAGATCTACAAGTCGACCAGAAATTCTCAGTGAGCATGTATGCTGCTTGCTGCCGACTAATATATACATCTGTTAAGCATCATCCGAA AAAAACTGAGCGCTCCATTGCTACACTACTAGAATCTGTTTCTGCGCTTCTTCATTGTCTGGAGACAGCAGGAAACAAAGTTGGTAAGTTTGCTTCATTTGAAGTGGAAGAGGGAATCACATGTGCTTGTTTTCTTCGGAGGATCTACGAAGAG CTAAGACAGCAGAAGGAAGTCTTTGGACATCATTGTTTCAAGTTCTTGTCAAGTTACATATGGGTTTCTTGTGGATATGGTCCTCTTAAAACGGGTATCAAAAG GGAGGTAGATGAAGCTTTAAGGCCTGGTGTGTATGCTCTCGTAGACTCTTGCTCTGATCAGGATCGTCAGTATCTACATACAGTATTTGGTG AAGGTCCTTGTAGGAACTATCTAGCAGCCCTGAAACAAGAGTCGGATTTGAATTTCAAGTACGAAGGAAAGGTTTAG